The genomic segment aaatttctcaAAACACTCTACCTACCCAAACTCACACAAAATgctgttgaaaatctgaacagtcccataacaagaaaagagactgaaaagttaattaaaaaaaaaaaaaaaaaactcccgacaataaaaagccctggcccagatggcaacactggagaatgctaccaaatattcagagaagagcttacagcagtactactcaaactatttcagaacatagaaaaggaagcaatatttccgaatttattctatgaagccagcataccaatgataccaaagccaggcaaagatacacaaaaaaagaaaattacaggccattatctctcatgaatatagatgcaaaaattctcaacaaaattctagccaatagaattcagcatcatatcaaaaaaagaatacaccacgaccaagtaggattcataacaggtatgcaagtATGGTTTAACATCAGagaatcaatcaacgtaatccaccatgtaaataaaaggaaagaaaagaatcacatggtcatctcaattgatgcagaaaagcatttgacaagtccaacacccattcctgataaaaattctcaatgaaaTAGGTATAGAATGGAAATTTGTCAATATagtaaaggacatctatgcaaaaccaatgcacaacatcattctcaatagagaaaggctgaaaacattccccttgagaacaggaacaggacaaggatgccctttatcaccactcctatttaacagtgtgttggaagtcttagctagagcaataaggcaagaaacagaaataaagggcatccaaattggtaatgaagaagttaaaatgTCCAAATTTGTGCATGACATGAtactaagaaaatccaaaagactccatgagaaaactactggaactaataggaagattcagcagacttgcaggacacaagataaacatacaaaatcagttggtttcctatataccaataaagagaacggtgaaaaggaaatcaggaaaacaataccgtttacaatagcccctaaaaaaatacaaaacttgggaataaatctaaccagggatgtaaaagacctatacaaagaaaacaaaacactactgcaagaaaccaaaagagatatacctatacatgctcatggataggtaggcccaacattgtaaaaatgacaattctacccaaagtgatttaaaaatacaatgcaatgctgatacaaataccaacaacattctttaaagagatggaaaaacttatcattaactttacatggaaagagaaggagccccagataagtaaaacactattgaagaagaagaataaggtAGGAGGGCTCGCACTACcggacctcagaacctactatacagctatacagctagggtagtcaaaacagcctggtactggtacaacgacagatacattgaccaatggaacggaattgagaacccagatgtaaatccatgcaCGGATGGTCACCTgctcttcaacaagggcccaaaatccatcaaatggggaaaagccagtctttttaacaaatggtgctggcaaaactggatgtccatcttcaaaaaaatgaaataggggcCATTCCTCACACCActacaaaaactaagtcaaaaatggatcaaagacctaagtataaagccaaaaattacgaagttcatagaagaaaaaacaggatcaatgctagaggccctaataaaaaaaaaaaaatagaggccctaatacaaaaGGAtataaatcacaaccaacaacacaaaaGCTCCAGAGAAAAACCTAGATAACTGGATCTTCTAAAAGTTGAactcatcaaaggacttcaccaataaagtagaaagagaacctacagactgggaaaaaatttttggatattacaaaccagacaaaggtctaatctctaaaatctataagaaaatccaacacctctgcaacaaaaatacaaataatccaattaaaaaatgggcaaaggaaatgaacagacatgtcaccaaagaaaacattctagtggccaaaagacacatgaggaaatgctcacgatctctagccatcagaaaaatgcaaatcaaaaccacaatgagaaccATCTAACCCCAGCAGTATTGGCATgaattaataaaacagaaaacaacaaatattggacAGGCagcggggagactggaactcttatgcattgctggtgggaatgcaaaaggatacaacctttttggaaaatgatatggcgcttccttagaaagatagaaatagaaataccataggctccagcaatcccactcctaggcatatatcctagagaaataagcgttgtcacacgaatagatatatgtacacccatgttcattgcagcattgttcaccatatcaaaaagatggaaacaatgtagatgcccatcaacagatgaatggatggacaaactatggtatgtacacacaatggagtattatgcaatgctaaagaacaacaatgaatctgtgaagcatcacatgATGTgggtgcatctggaggacattataatgagtgaaataagtcaatcacaaaaggacaaatattgtaggagaccactactgtaaaaacttatgaaaaggtttacatacaaaaagaaacagtatttgatggttacgagggaggggaggggtggggatagaaaaacacttaaaagacaatagataagtggtaactctggtaaagggtaagacagtacacaatactggggaagccagcacaacctgtacaaggcaaggccatggtagctccatagacacatccaatctcccagagggaccaaattgctgggctgagggctgtggtgacCGTGCTCTCAGAAAACATCTAGCTCACGTAGCAGAAAAGAGTTTATAAAGACTATGTTCTActttctagtttggtgagtagcgtctgtggtcttaaaagcccgtGAGCCGCCATCTACAATACTCCACTATtctcaccccatcaggagcaaggtaagatgaagaaaactaaagacataagggaaagattagtccaaaggactaatggatcacatctaccactgcctccaccagggTGAGTCCAATACAGCTAGATGgaccccagctaccaccactgacttctcggacaggggtcacaatagagggtcctggacagagctggggaaaactgaagaacaaaactctaactcaaaaagaaagaccagacttgctgacatgacagagactggagaaacgctgagagtatggccccgggaaacccttacagctcagtaatgaggccactcctgaggttcaccatttagccaaagattgaacaggcccatggaacaaaataagactaaaggggcacgcaagccctggggcagggactggaaggcaggagggaacaggagcactggtaatagggaacccagtgcagagaagggagagcgttgacatgtcttCAGGTTGTTAACAAACATCATaggacaatgtgtgtactaactgtttgatgagaaattggtttgttctgtaaactttcatctaaaggtcaacaaaataaaaaaaaatgtttattcacCCTGATGGaacaggtgagcagtgggatccaggcctcaaattctcgtaaaaggaccagacttaatggtctaactgagactacaaagacctcggaggtcatggtccccagagcttctattagctcaagactggaaccattccccaagacaactcTTCCGACAAGGATttcactggtgaagagtgagtttcttggatcaagtagacacatcagactacgtgggcagctcctgtctggaggggagatgtgaaggccgaggcggacagaagctggctgaatggacacaggaatacagggtggagaggaatgcgcagtctcattagcaggagagcaactaggagtatatagcaaggtgtgtataaatttttgtatgagagactgacttgatttgtaaacttccacttaaagcacaataaatattaaaaaaaaaaaaaaaaaaactccttgcaATTTTTTGCTATGTAACCCCATCCCCCGCAGTCCTTTGTTTGCCACACCTGATAAAACCTCACTGTTCTCTCTACAATTTGGAACAAGCTGTAGCATCTTGCCTGGGAGCTTGTGTTTGCCCGTTTCGTGGTTTTAtccttcaataaaactctttatttttatttcttaaaaaaaaaaagaaaaagccaaacccattgctgtcaagtccattgcAACTAGCAGAGTGTAAATCTGGTGTTTTACCGTGACACTTCCAAGTTCATCCTGATTccatgttacttccttaataaaccatgtaactgtgagtatggcctgtgagttgtGTCTGGCCACTGTCACaagttatcaaacccagcagggaagtagagagtgcagtggggaggacagctggtgtcagaattagcaaAAACTTTGAAGAGTGGAAGTGTGTCTGACCTCAACCTCATATgagtcagctttgtgctgatgctGATTCTCATCCTCCCTGAAGTCAAAGTTCGACACTATCGCTAACTCATTGCAGAAGGTGAAAAGCTTGTACATAAAATACTATCTTACTAAaacaaattaaagaagacctaaataaatgaaaggacAGTCTGTTTATGGACTGGAAGTCTTAACATagctaagatgtcaatactacccaaagcaacctacaaattcaatgcaatccacATCAAacttccaacagcctttttttgcagaaatggaaaaccaattCTCGAATTTATATGGAAGAAGAAGGAGCcccgagtagctaaagcaatcttgaagacgaacgaagttggaggactcaggcttcctgatttcaaaacatgttATAAACCCACACTAATTAAAACACCCTGGGAttggtataataatagacacatAGCTCAATGGAACAGTGTagtgagtccagaaataaattcatacatCTATGATCAGCCAAATTGTGACAAGGCTGCTAAATCTATTTAGGGGGGAAggaagtctcttcaataaactgTGCTAGAAAAACTGGATTTCCATGGGCAGACAAATGAATCAGAATCCATGCCTCATAgtattcaaaaaattttttaaatagatgtaGAACCAAAATATGAAACTATAAAATTCTCACACTATAGGGGCACAGCTGTAGGATGTACTTCTTAATGATGGATTATCAGCTATGGCAACAAAAGGATCACTGAAGAGGGCATTCAGATGGCTTAAAAACACATGataagatgctcaacatcattagtcattgttgCTGTTTGTTGCTGTCTAGTTGCTTATTAATATTTGTATCAGACGGGGTGATGAGTCATCATTTGTCTTATGAGCCCCTTCTCCACTTCCACCAAAGGGAGCATCGGGAGGACATTATAAACTGAGGATTAGCAAGAGAATTATATTCTTTGGGTTGAAGATACTTGCTTCTACCATCATCTCCCTAGTTACATACGCCACAAACCAGGAGTCATCCCTTTGCGGCAAGTGGtatgaaagactgtctttttggAAATCATTTTTTTACTTCATAGTTCTGAACCTGTATAGCCTttaagatatttattttataacttttGCTAGAAAAATATGTACATGTCTTAATTTTGTCATTAAAAATTCAACTTTGTATGGTATCCACCTCATATTCCCCAAGGTATCAAATAGTTTCTTACTCTCACTACCAAATACTTATAAAATGAACAAGCTGaatgaataaagataaaaatACCTTTTATATATGAACTTTAGTATTCCCTAAGATTAAAAAGTAATATTTAGTTTtgagaaattattttattataccCCAATAATTGTCAAATGGAAGTACTCCAACACCTAcgtagaaacaaaaataaataaataaataggtcaCTTGAGAATTGACAGAACCCTTAAGACTAGTTGTGTATGTGGGATTTGAACTGTTCAGTTTCCACTGGAGAATGTGATGATGATCTTCAATGCTTTTGAGTTCACATTTGAATCTTCAGAGATTTGTCCCCAAAGGcaaacaataacagaaagatggcATGGATGCTATATAAATACAATGACTTTGGATGTATTACTGAAAGATGAATGAATTATTTCAAGAGGTAAGTAAGTTTTCAGCATCTGTGAGTGAACCTGACGTATTGATTATAATTCACCATTGAGAACACTTTCCTCCCCTAGATTGTGTCCATACTCACAAGTCATAGTTGGGTTACCTGGCAGATGTAAACAAGCAGTCAGCTAGCAAGTAACTTTGAATTCACTTAAGTTTCCAGTTAGGTTAGTGTAAAAAAATGAACTTAATTCGAATTATTAGGACTCCTTATTTATCCACCCATAAGTCCAGAAACACTATCTACACGCAACATTCAGCCACAATGCTAATTAATTCATTACTTTCTAGATTCTTTggagatttattattttaatcatcTTTGCAGAAAGATTTACTTTATTTATAGGTCTGAGCGCTCTAGGATCACAGTCAACAAGACACAATGGGCATagccactgggtttggtttttcctttttgtagaaAGATTTACTTTATTTATGGGTCTGAGTGCTCTAGGATCACAGTCAACAAGACACAATGGACAAAGCCCAGTATAAAAAGCCAGAGAATGTGCAGATGAGGGTCAACCTGGCCACTAGCTGGGTGATCCTGGCTAAACTTCTTAACTTGTGAGGCTATACTTTATTCAGTTGTATATTATgtcaataataatattatttcttTCTACAATACTCCAATTAGAAAACATTGGTACAGTAGAAAATGATTTGATTTGTTTGGATAACTGCACTTCAATTACATCCTGAGTATCAGTCATACAGTGCTTTGTATGGTGATTAGATTGATATTTCACACTCCTtcataaaacaataatatttcaactacaaatatttaataaatttgcAAAAGGTGACTATTCCCTAATTTGAAACTCCTGTGTCATATTACTGTCAAGGATAACTGTATTTCTCCTTTAAAATAATGCTCTTGTTTAACTGATAGACTTTGTGAACTATATAACTAACTAGGTATCTGTTTTATATATTAGCTATCAGAAAGCAGAAAGGCTAATCTCCTTAACTAATTTCTAAGTATACTCAACTTCATCAGTATAATTGttcaatatcattaatgttataGTTACTAAAGAAGTTGACTGGATTCAAACTCTGGGGTTCATATTCTGATTCCACCACTTCCTATGCaactttaggcaagttacttaacctttctggtatcagtttccttatctctgaaatgggaataataaaataCCTAATATTATTTCATGGAAATTAACACAGAAGTATGTATATAAAATGCTTAGTCCTGTGTGGGTTGTTTAGTAAGCATTAATTAATATTAGCTATTATGCTAATTTTAAGTATGTAATCgaatatttatacatttttttaacttACCAATCCTTTTGTTATTTGCATAAGTCttatgttttctaatttttacaTTTAGAGTCACTTTGAATGCTTTATTGTGAAAAATAATATTAGGAAGAAAACAATACATTATTTCAACCAAGTTTATCTGATGCTTTTAATAAAAGTGATTAAAAACCTAGAGAGGGACTCATCACTACATATAAATATATGCTTTTTGGGGGGTTTTAAGTAaaccttaaatttttaaaaacaaaacttgtaAAATTTACTTATAAAGacttccatgtatatatatacaaaaatgaaACCATGAAATTCATAGCTTCTTTAATGCAATATTTTCATCACAGGCCCTTTTTGAACCAGCTACAGCGTCTCATGGATTCTCTGGTGGATGGGAACCACACTGCAGTGACAGAGTTCATTTTATTGGGCTTAACACAAGATCCTACCCTTCGGGTCGCCCTCTTCATGGTCATCCTGTGCATCTATCTGGTGACCATATCTGGCAATCTCAGCACAATCATTCTGATCAGAATCTCTCCTCAGCTCCATCGTCCTATGTATCTTTTCCTGAGCCACTTGGCTTTGAGTGACATAGGGCTTTCATCCTCTGTCACACCAAATATGCTTGTAAACTTCCTGGTGGAGAGAAATACAATCTCCTACATTGGATGTGCGATCCAACTTGGATCAGCTGCTTTCTTTGGGACAGTTGAGTGCTTTCTTCTGGCTGCCATGGCCTATGATTGCTTTGTAGcaatctgcaacccactgctttaTTCAACTAAAATGTCCACGAAAGTCTGTGAGCAGTTATTATCTGTGGCTTATGTAGGTGGTTTTTTCGATGCTTCCTCCTTTAcgatttccttcttttctttattcttctgtggaCCTAATTGAGTCAATcattttttctgtgatttttgCTCGTTTAGTTGAACTGATGTCAGTATCCCTGCAGTGGCCCCCTCATTTTTTTGCTGGCTCCATCATTGTGGTCACAGTGCTTGTCATAGCCATCTCCTATGTCTACATCCTCATCACCATCCTGAAGATGCACTCCACCGAGGGCCgccacaaggccttctccacctgcaccTCCCACCTCACTACAGTCACTCTGTTCTATGGGACAATTACATTCATTTACgtgaagaatcatatcagattactatgaaaaattttactctaacaaatttgaaaacctagaatggatgaattcctagaaacacactacctacctaaactaacacaaacagaggtagatcaactaaatagacccaaaacaaggattgaaaaggtaataataaaaaactcctaacaaaaaaagtcctcacctggacagcttcactgcagagttttaccaaaattttagagaaaaattaacaccactgctactaaatgtatttcagaacatagaaatggacaaaatactcccaaactcattctatgaagccagcatatccctgataccaaaaccccataaagacaccacaagaaaagaaaattacagacctatatcccttatgaactcatatgtaaaaatgtttaacaaaattctagccaatacaattcaacaacatatcaaaataataattcccatgaccaagtaggatttgtaCCAGGAATGGttaaacattacaaaaacaattaatgcaatccatcatataaataaaacaaaagacaagaaccatatgaacttatcaattgatgcagaaaaggcatttgacaaagttcaacagccaGTCATGATAacaaactctcagtaaaatagaaatagaaggaaaatttctcaatatactaaagggcatttatacaaagtcaacagccaacatcttccttaatggacagagtctgaaagcattccccttgagatcgggaaccaggcaaggatgccctttatcaccactcttattcaacattgtgctggaggtcctagcccaAGCtgataggctagataaagaaataaagggcatccagattggtaagggagaagtaaaagaatctctatttgcagatgacaggatcttatacacagaaaacccaaaagaatcctcaagaaaactattgaaactaacagaagagttcagcagaatatcagaatacaagacaaacatacaaaaatcagttggattcctctacaccaacaaaaagaacatcgaagaggaaatcactaaatcgaTACTATTTACAgcacccccaagaagataaaacacctagaaataaatcttgccagagatgtaaaagacctatacaaagaaaactacaagcagctactgcaagaaaccaaaagagacctagtaagtggaaaaacataccttgctcatggctaggaagactcaacattgtaaaaatgtctattctaacaaaagcaatctatagaaaCAATGCAATTGTGATCCAaattaaaatgatattttttaatgagatggagaaacaaaccaccaacttcatacggaagggaaagaggccctggagaagtaaagtattactgaaaaagaagaaccaagaggaaggcctcactctacctgattttagaacctactatactcccacagtagtcaaaacagcttggtattggtacaacaacggatacatagaccaatggaacagaattgagaatccagacataaatccatccacatatgaacagctgatatttgacaaaggcccaaagtcagttaaatggggaaaagactgtctctttaacaaatggtactggcataactggatatccatgggcaaaaaattaaaacaagacccatatctcacactatgcataaaaaccaactcaaaatggatcaaagacctaaatataaaatctaaaatgataaagatcatggaagaaaaaatagtgacaacactaggagccataatacatggcataaacagtgtacaaatgattactaacaatacagaacagaaacttgataactgggagctcctaaaaatcaaacacctgtgctcattcaaagacttcaacaaaagagtaaaaagattacctacagactgggaaaaatttttagctatgatatttccgatcagcatctgatctctaaaatgtacatgatactgcaaaacctcaactgcaaaaagacaaataaccccattaaaaaatgggcaaaggatatgaacaggcacttcactaaagaagacattcaggcagtgaacagatacatgaggagatgctcacgatcattagccattagagaaacgcaaatccatctcactccaacaaggctggcattaatccaaaaaatatgaaacaagaaatgatggagaggttgtagagagactggaacgcttctacactgctggtgggaatgtaaaatggtacaaccactttggaaatcaaattGGTGATTCCTTAAgaggctagaaatagaattgccatatgatccagcaatcgtactctttggactatatcctagataaataaaagccttcacacgaacagatatacacacatccatgttcattgctgcactatttacaataccaaagagatggaagcaaccaaggtgcccctaacagtagaatggataaataaattatggtatagtcatgcaatggaatactatgcatcgatgaagaacaatgatgaatctatgaaacattttgtaagatggaggaatctggaaggcactatgctgagtgaaattagttgcaaaaagccaaatattgcataagaccactattgtaagaatttgagaaatagtttaaacagagaagaaaacattccttgctgGTTATGAAAGGGGGggaggagggatggagggagacgGGTTTTCActacttagatagtagataagaactatttttggtgaagagaaagacaacacacaatacaggagaggtcagcacaactggactaaaccaaaagcaaagaagtctcctgaataaactgaatgcttcgaaggccagcgtagcagggacgggggtttggggaccatggtttcaggggacatctaagtcaattggcataataaaatctattaagataccattctgcatcccattttagagagtggcgtctggggactcaaacgctagcaagtagccatctaaattgcatcagttggtctcagcccacctggaacaaaggaaaatgaagaacaccaaagtcacaaggtaattacgagcacaagagacagaaagggccacataaaccagagactacatcgacgtgagaccagaagaactagatggtgcctggctacatccAATGATTGCtgtgacagagaacccctgagggggcaggagagcagtgggatgcatatCAAAATTCTCcttaaaagaccaaacttaatggtttgactcagactagaaggacaccagtggtcatggtccccagaccttctgttagcccaagacaggaaccattcccaaagccaactcttcagacagggattggactggacaatggggcagaaaatgatactggtgaagagtgagcttcttagagcAAGGAGACAcgagagactatgttggcatctctggtcttgaggggagacgggagggcagatggggtcagaagctggccaaatggactagAAAAGAGAGACTTGGAGGGaatgagtgtactgtctcattagtgggagaaaaattaggagtatatagcaaggtgtttatacagttttgtaagagagactgacttgatttctaaactttcacttaaagcacaataagaaatatttaaaaatttatacagagTGCTTCTAATATTTCTAGTATTCTGTACTCTATGGCAAATATAAGTGACAAAGGTGTCTGCCCTCCTGGAATTAATAGTCTAGCAGAGAGGACAGAAATGAAACTAAAAATACCTGATATAGACTATTAGAAGTTGGTGAGTGCTATGGAGAGAGAAAACGCAAAGCAAAGGAAAGGAGACTGACATGTCAGTGTAGACCTCAGTGAGAAGCTAACATGTGAACAAAGGATTGAAGTTGGTGAAACACTTCATGCCAGCTGTGGTGCTGCCTCTGTACACACATGCAGTTGACTTTTGAGGCTTCTGTTCCAGCAGTGGCAGGCTTGGTAATTTTAATCAATTCTCATGGTGAACACAACTAAATAAAacttaagaaaatattaaatacatcATAAAATCACATTAGGGCTTACAGGATAATAAGTGAGAACCCATATAAACTGTGATTACCCAGAAAAGTGAGCTCAGCACACAGAAGTGCATTTATAATGAGGAGATTTGAGAAGCAGAAGAAAAAGCTAAGAACTGGGGCTGTGGATTTAGTGTTCTTTTGGAGCGAGAGAGGCAGAAGTAAAGCCTAGGACATGTCCAGGTGAGAAGTCTAATTCATACACCTCATATACACCGTGATGGTAGGGAGAAATATGAAGTAAACAAGCCTTTGTACAGATTTGCATCCCTGGAAATCTAGGGACAGTCAAGCCTGG from the Loxodonta africana isolate mLoxAfr1 chromosome 7, mLoxAfr1.hap2, whole genome shotgun sequence genome contains:
- the LOC135232145 gene encoding olfactory receptor 5P6-like, whose product is MDKAQYKKPENVQMRVNLATSWVILAKLLNLPFLNQLQRLMDSLVDGNHTAVTEFILLGLTQDPTLRVALFMVILCIYLVTISGNLSTIILIRISPQLHRPMYLFLSHLALSDIGLSSSVTPNMLVNFLVERNTISYIGCAIQLGSAAFFGTVECFLLAAMAYDCFVAICNPLLYSTKMSTKVFELMSVSLQWPPHFFAGSIIVVTVLVIAISYVYILITILKMHSTEGRHKAFSTCTSHLTTVTLFYGTITFIYVKNHIRLL